A genomic region of uncultured Roseibium sp. contains the following coding sequences:
- a CDS encoding LysR family transcriptional regulator — MTFEQLKTFLSVARMGGVRRAAEQLNVSQPAVSTRISSLETYLGTELFSRVSTGVVLTRQGVLLRNHAEQIMEIMERIKGEVMADDSVSSLLRLGVAETVAQTWLPDFIRELHNRFPRLKIEVSVDISVNLREMLLDRSLDLTMLMGPVSEYSVDNLDLPPFELSWYRPIDLPEPDLSTTPVITYNRNSRPHRELTQELRDRYGSSAQIFPTNSLSTGFEMVASGIGVGILPRVLGRRLVEEKRITTFDPGWQATPLRFTATYIGEPRNELIERAARIAQDVARDFGEAG; from the coding sequence ATGACCTTTGAGCAACTCAAGACCTTTCTCAGTGTCGCGCGGATGGGCGGCGTGCGCAGGGCAGCGGAACAGCTGAATGTCTCGCAACCGGCTGTTTCAACGCGAATTTCCAGCCTCGAGACTTATCTCGGCACGGAGCTGTTCAGCCGGGTGTCGACAGGCGTCGTGCTGACCCGCCAGGGCGTTTTGCTGAGAAACCATGCCGAACAGATCATGGAAATCATGGAGCGCATCAAGGGAGAGGTCATGGCGGATGACAGTGTCAGCAGTCTCTTGCGTCTCGGCGTCGCCGAGACCGTGGCGCAGACCTGGCTGCCCGATTTCATCCGGGAGCTGCACAACCGGTTTCCCAGGCTCAAGATCGAGGTTTCAGTCGACATATCCGTGAACCTGCGCGAGATGCTGCTGGACCGGTCGCTCGACCTGACGATGCTGATGGGTCCTGTCTCGGAATACAGCGTCGACAATCTGGATCTGCCGCCGTTCGAACTGTCCTGGTACCGGCCGATCGATCTGCCGGAACCGGATCTGAGCACCACGCCGGTCATCACCTATAACCGGAACTCCCGCCCGCACAGGGAACTGACGCAGGAGCTCCGCGACAGATACGGCAGTTCCGCGCAGATCTTTCCGACGAATTCCCTGTCGACCGGGTTCGAGATGGTGGCGTCCGGCATCGGTGTCGGCATCCTGCCGCGCGTCCTCGGTCGGCGGCTGGTCGAGGAGAAGCGGATAACGACATTCGATCCGGGCTGGCAGGCAACACCGCTGCGTTTCACCGCGACCTATATCGGCGAGCCAAGGAACGAACTGATCGAACGTGCGGCACGGATCGCCCAGGACGTGGCCCGCGACTTCGGTGAGGCGGGTTAG
- a CDS encoding putative hydro-lyase, with the protein MTSERAQLPDLFDMDLPAQRRMIRDGHYNGHTAGLAKGNLQCNLAILPAGLADDFHTYCRLNPKPCPLAGVSRAGEPAIARLGADVDIRVDAARYNIYRHGVLEQQVNDLHAYWRDDLVAFAIGCSFTFENALRKAGIAMRHIDSNLTVPMFLSSIETEPCGPFKGGMVVSMRPIAENRIGEVFDICGKFPLAHGTPVHVGDPAQIGISDLNAPDWGEAVAFEPGEVPVFWACGVTPQAAIMRSKPPLSITHAPGAMLITSVSETTAPLYAYNDN; encoded by the coding sequence ATGACTAGCGAGCGCGCACAGCTTCCCGACCTGTTCGACATGGACCTTCCGGCACAGCGCCGGATGATCCGGGACGGGCATTACAACGGACACACGGCGGGTCTCGCGAAGGGCAATCTGCAGTGCAATCTCGCCATCCTGCCGGCCGGCCTTGCCGATGACTTTCACACCTATTGCCGGCTGAATCCGAAGCCCTGCCCGCTGGCCGGCGTTTCCCGCGCCGGTGAACCCGCCATTGCACGCCTCGGCGCTGATGTCGACATCCGGGTGGATGCCGCCCGGTACAATATCTACCGCCACGGGGTGCTGGAACAGCAGGTCAACGATCTTCACGCGTATTGGCGCGACGATCTCGTCGCCTTTGCCATCGGCTGCTCGTTCACCTTCGAAAACGCCTTGCGCAAGGCAGGCATCGCCATGCGCCACATCGACAGCAACTTGACCGTGCCGATGTTCCTCTCATCCATCGAGACCGAGCCCTGCGGTCCCTTCAAGGGCGGCATGGTCGTGTCCATGCGCCCGATCGCCGAAAACCGGATCGGCGAAGTGTTCGACATCTGCGGGAAGTTTCCGCTTGCCCATGGAACTCCGGTCCATGTCGGCGATCCGGCCCAGATCGGCATATCCGATCTGAACGCACCCGACTGGGGTGAAGCCGTCGCATTCGAGCCCGGCGAAGTCCCGGTTTTCTGGGCCTGCGGGGTCACGCCGCAAGCGGCGATCATGCGATCGAAACCACCGCTCTCCATCACGCACGCTCCGGGTGCGATGCTGATAACCAGCGTCTCGGAAACCACCGCCCCGCTTTACGCCTATAACGATAACTAG